A stretch of the Camarhynchus parvulus chromosome 4, STF_HiC, whole genome shotgun sequence genome encodes the following:
- the CNGA1 gene encoding LOW QUALITY PROTEIN: cGMP-gated cation channel alpha-1 (The sequence of the model RefSeq protein was modified relative to this genomic sequence to represent the inferred CDS: substituted 1 base at 1 genomic stop codon): protein MKVGVIETHHSHTIVPSVVVHDTSKDHGLMYEGENRYVKYILCRQQYPPGVFACYNINNNSNKDEXKKRKKEKKSKPEKKKDGETQKTKEKKEKNKNKHKLKKKENTEEKKKDIFTIDPAGNIYYNWLFCITMPVMYNWTMIIARACFDELQHDYLVAWFIIDYVSDAIYVADMFVRTRTGYLEQGLLVKEEHKLREKYKRSFQFKLDFLSILPTDLLYFKLGLNYPELRINRLLRVARMFEFFQRTETRTNYPNIFRISNLVMYIVIIIHWNACVYYSISKAIGFGADTWVYPNTSDPEFARLTRKYVYSLYWSTLTLTTIGETPPPVRDSEYFFVVVDFLVGVLIFATIVGNVGSMISNMNAARAEFQARIDAIKQYMHFRNVSKDMEKRVIKWFDYLWTNKKAVDEREVLKYLPDKLRAEIAINVHLETLKKVRIFADCEAGLLVELVLKLQPQVYSPGDYICRKGDIGREMYIIKEGKLAVVADDGITQFVVLSDGSYFGEISILNIKGSKAGNRRTANIKSIGYSDLFCLSKDDLMEALTEYPDAKAMLEEKGKQILMKDGLLDIEIANLGSDPKDLEEKVAYMERAMDRLQTKFARLLAEYEGAQQKVKKRLTQIEKILKPVIEEEFADLEEADPSTDKPGLSKAE from the exons ATGAAGGTAGGAGTGATTGAGACCCATCACTCCCATACAATTGTTCCCAGTGTGGTAGTGCATGACACCAGTAAGGACCATGGACTGATGTACGAAGGGGAAAACAGGTAtgtcaaatatattttgtgtag GCAACAATATCCACCTGGAGTATTTGCATGCTACAATATTaacaataatagtaataaagaTGAGTAA aagaaaagaaaaaaagaaaagaagag caagccagaaaaaaaaaaggatggagaaacacaaaagaccaaagaaaaaaaggagaaaaataaaaataaacataagttgaagaagaaagaaaatacagaaga GAAGAAGAAAGATATTTTCACCATTGATCCAGCAGGAAATATATATTACAACTGGTTGTTTTGCATCACAATGCCTGTCATGTACAACTGGACCATGATTATTGCTAG AGCCTGTTTTGATGAGCTTCAGCATGATTACTTAGTGGCATGGTTTATTATTGATTATGTTTCTGATGCCATTTATGTTGCTGATATGTTTGTACGGACAAGGACAG gtTACCTGGAGCAAGGTCTTCTGGTGAAAGAAGAACATAAGCTACGAGAGAAATACAAGAGATCTTTTCAATTCAAACTAGATTTTCTGTCAATCTTACCAACTGATCTCTTATACTTTAAGTTAGGATTGAATTACCCAGAATTAAGAATAAACAGACTACTCAGAGTAGCTCGGATGTTTGAATTCTTCCAGAGAACAGAAACAAGAACAAACTACCCAAATATCTTCAGGATCTCTAACCTTGTCATGTACATTGTGATTATTATTCACTGGAATGCCTGTGTATACTACTCCATCTCAAAAGCCATTGGATTTGGGGCTGACACGTGGGTCTACCCCAACACCTCAGATCCTGAATTTGCCCGCCTGACTAGAAAATATGTCTACAGTCTCTACTGGTCAACACTGACCCTGACTACTATTGGTGAAACCCCCCCTCCTGTAAGAGATTCTGAGTATTTTTTTGTGGTCGTTGACTTCTTGGTTGGAGTACTGATCTTTGCTACCATCGTTGGTAACGTGGGCTCAATGATCTCCAACATGAATGCTGCCAGGGCGGAGTTCCAAGCAAGGATTGATGCTATCAAGCAGTATATGCATTTTCGGAATGTGAGTAAGGACATGGAAAAAAGAGTTATAAAGTGGTTTGACTACCTGTGGACAAACAAAAAGGCTGTGGATGAAAGGGAAGTCTTGAAGTATCTGCCAGATAAACTAAGAGCAGAGATTGCAATCAATGTTCACCTGGAAACGCTAAAAAAAGTTCGGATTTTTGCAGACTGTGAAGCAGGTTTGCTGGTTGAACTGGTTTTGAAACTCCAGCCCCAAGTATACAGTCCTGGAGATTATATTTGCAGAAAAGGAGATATTGGACGAGAGATGTACATTATCAAAGAAGGCAAGCTGGCAGTAGTTGCTGATGATGGAATTACCCAATTTGTGGTCCTAAGTGATGGCAGCTACTTTGGAGAAATCAGCATTCTTAACATCAAGGGTAGCAAAGCTGGCAATCGAAGAACAGCCAATATTAAAAGTATTGGATACTCAGACTTGTTTTGTTTGTCTAAGGATGATCTCATGGAGGCTTTAACAGAGTATCCAGATGCAAAGGCTATGCTGGAAGAAAAAGGCAAGCAAATCCTAATGAAAGATGGGTTACTGGACATTGAAATTGCAAATTTAGGAAGCGATCCTAAAGATCTGGAAGAGAAGGTCGCCTACATGGAACGTGCTATGGACAGGTTGCAAACAAAGTTTGCCAGGTTGTTGGCTGAGTATGAAGGTGCAcaacagaaagtgaaaaaaagactTACgcaaatagagaaaatattgaAGCCAGTTATAGAGGAAGAATTTGCAGACTTAGAAGAAGCAGATCCATCCACAGATAAACCTGGATTGtcaaaagcagaataa